The nucleotide sequence GAGATCAGACCAAAACCTTTGATAAGAAGTAGGTGCGTGTCATGTTTTTGGAAAAATTTTGGGATCTCGTAGGGTGCACGCTCCATCCAGTCATCTATGTTCTTTGGGTCATAGACGATGATCTCACCCAGGACTTTTTGTCCAAAGTAGTCTTGCGGAGAGACTTTGCCATGCTTGAGTGAGTAGGCTGTCGCATAAGGGGGCATCGTATAACAGACATATTTTGCATTGGGAATGGTTTTATAGATATGTTCGTGTATATGGACATCAGGATTTGCCATACTCCAACGATAGTCTCTCTTTTGACAATCAAGTTTGACCAGTGAATCTTCGGTGAGCTCATCTAAGATCGTATCTTTAGAGTTGATGATAAATCCACTGCTGCTTACTCTTGCGGAGATGGAGCCATGATAGACACCAAAGAAGTTTTTGTTAAACAGAGAGAGTGAAACATGTTTAATGTCTTCAATGAGATGCTTATCTACCATTTGGATAACCTTTAGTTAGGAATATTTCGGTATTATATCATTAAAATAGTTGAACCCTCTGAATCAACCAGGTGCGTATAATGGGTTCGTACAGGTAAGGCTGGATAGAAGATTTTCCGGTCCGACGCAGCTAAGACAAAGTCAGCCAATCAAACTATGATGCATTGAAGGAAACATATGGAAACACCTCATATACCTGTACTTTTAGATGAAGTATTGGAAAGTTTCAAGGATGTCGAAGAAGGCTATTTTGTTGACTGTACGCTTGGTTATGCAGGGCATAGTTCTGAAATACTGGCCAGATATCAACATTTGAAACATATAGGCATAGACAGAGATGATGAGGCTTTGGCTTTTTCCAAAAAACGCCTGGCACCCTATGAAGGTCGCAGTACACTTTACAAGGGTACGTTTGCAACCGTGTTCCCTACATTGCAAGAAAATCCGATAGTCGCAGTGTTGGCTGATTTCGGTGTCTCCTCTTTACAGCTGGACAAAGAGGAGAGAGGTTTTTCTTTTACCTCGGAAACACTGGATATGCGAATGGATGCATCCTCCCCGCTCTCAGCGTATGAAGTGGTGAACACCTACCCTAAAGAAAAACTCGAATATATCTTTGATGCATATGGCGAGATCCGTTCATTTAAAAAATTGGCATCTGCTGTGGTAGAGGCAAGGGCACAAGCGCCTATCAATTCCGCTAAAGAGTTGAGTGAGATCGCGAAAACGGTTATCCCTGCGGGAGGAAAGATACACCCTGCAACTTTGATGTTCCAGGCGATCCGTATAGAGGTCAACAATGAACTGGGTGAAATAGAGGGATTACTGGATGCTTTGGAACAAAAGCATGTGAAAGGGGAAGTGGTCTCTCTCATCTCTTTTCACTCCTTGGAAGACCGTCTGGTGAAGAACCGTTTTAAAAAATGGGCACAACAGTGTATCTGTGATCCTCAGGCAATGCGCTGTACCTGCGGTAAAAACCACGCTCTGGGTAAAGCATTCTCTTCCAAGCCTGTAACCGCAAGCAAAGCGGAACTCAAAGTGAATCCTCGAAGCCGGTCTGCAAAACTGAGAAGTTTCAGATTTAAAAAAGACAGTAATGATGGTAAGTAAAAAGAAAAAACTGAAGCCTAACGGTATTACTTTCGGTATGGCCATGGTCATATTGATGTCCATAGCCATTGTACTGATCTTGACAAGTATTAAGATCTACTTGAGCAATCAGATCTACTATGAAAGTAAGGTTGTGAACAAAATGGTACGTGAAGTTTCCGTACTGAAGGCAGAAAATGTGATGCTTGAACAGAGTGTAGAGGCATTGAAGTTCAAGAACAGGGTCACAGATACCATCTTTGTCATACAGGACAATTAGCAATGAGATTAACACACTATGATACGTAGTTTTATTCGTTTCGCAGTAGATAAACCTATTATCAACCATATTTTGATGGTTTTCATGTTGCTGCTCTCTGTTTTTGCCTATCAGAACATTGCCAAAGAGATCTTTCCTCCTTCTACCCTTGATCAGATATCGGTTCAAGGCGGATATGTCGGTACAAGTGCGGACGTGTTGGACAAAATGGTTGTCACCAGTATAGAAGATGAACTTAAAAGTCTTCCTGAGATAGATACCCTTTACACCAGTATACAAAATGGCAGTTTCAGTATCAATGCTGATATTAAACCCGGCAGTGATACGCAGTTGGTCCTTTCGGATGTGAAAGATATTATCTCAAAAACAAGACGTGACCTGCCTGCAGATATGGATGAACCGATCGCACGTATCGTGGTACACGAGTATCCGCTTCTGCTTGTTGCAGTTTCAGGTGATGTAGAGAAAAAAGCACTGATCGACGCGGCAGATGCGCTTAAAAGTAAACTGGCACTGATCCATGACCTTAGCAGCATCGAGATACGCGGTGACACGGATGAAGAAGTGGTCATTACCTTGGACCAAAAAAAGCTGGATGCGTATGGACTGGATAAAGCCGGAGTCTATACAGCCATTTCAAGTATATCGAGTATTTTCCCTGCGGGAACACTCGACGGTCAGGGTGACCATCTTTATATCTCTACGATCAATGGTGAAAAAAGTGCCGAAGCATTAGGAGAAACACTCCTGAGCGTAGGCGGAAAAAGTTTCCGTCTGGAGGATGTGGCCAAAGTCTATTACGGCTTGGGTGACCCTACGCAGATATCGCACTATAACGGTAAGCAGAATATCTCTTTGAACATCAACAAAAGTAAAGAGGGGAATGCCATTGCCCTGAGTAAAGAGATACGTAAAATACTTGTCGACTTTAATAAGAAGTATGAAGATGTCAGATTTGAAGCCTATACGGATACTTCTATCTGGGTCAAGAACCGTTTGAACCTCGTCTCTTCCAATATTTTGTTCGGGCTCATCCTGGTCTTTATGGCACTCTTTCTGTCTGTCAACATGCGGATCGCATGGGTGGTGGGTATCGGGATACCGGCCAGTTTTATCATTACCCTGATCATCATGGATATGATAGGCTACAGTTTGAATATGCTGACACTGCTTGGCGCACTCATTGCCCTAGGTATGCTGGTGGATGAAGCCATCGTTGTAGCGGAAAATATCTATAGGCATATGGAGATGGGAAAGACACCGAGCGATGCTGCTATAGAAGGTGCACTGGAGATGTTCCCAGCAGTACTTACGGCAACACTGACAACGGTCTTTGCATTTTTGCCACTCTTGATCATGAGCGGTAAAATGGGAATGTTCATGCAGGTTTTACCTGTGATGATATCGGTATTGCTCATCTCCTCTTTGTTCGAGGCATTTTACTTTCTGCCGCTGCACTCCAAAGAGTTCTTTGCGATGGGTACCTTTAAAAAAGAGAAACATGACGAAAGCTTTTGGAAAGGCTGGGTGAAATGGTATCAAGGGTTTTTGGGAAAACTGTTAGAACATAAGAAGTGGTCTCTTCTCATTATATTGATCCTGATCGTTTTGGGCACTTTGGGCATGGTAAAGATCACCAAGTTTCAGCTTTTTCCTGAGTTTGATGCACAGCAGGTCTACCTGAACGGAAAAGTAAACATCAACAATGATCTGCAGGATACGGAAGTCTATGTCACACAGATAGAAGAGGCACTGCTGGAGATACTGGATAAAAACGAGATGGATTCAGTCACTTCGGTGATAGGGTTTAAGTTCAACAAAGACCAAAGTTTTGAGTTGGGCGAGAACCTTTTCCAGATCTTTATCAATCTGCACGAAAAAGCACCTGAAAACTTTTTTGACAGATACATCAATCCGATATTTTCTTTGGAATATGACGGCAGTGATATGATCAGAGAGAGACTCTCTCAAGAGATCGCCAAAGAGATACAAGAACGTATTGTTCCCAAATTTAAAGCACAGGAGCTTCATCAGGAAAAACTCTATGAAGAGTTTAATGTCTATGTGCAACAGGCGGGTATCGTAAGTAATGATATAGAGATCGGTTTTGAACATCCCAATAGAGACAAAATGTTGGCTGCCATGAAAAGAGTAGAAGTAAAACTTGAGAGTATCAACGGAGTAGAAGATATCGCTGACAACGCCAATGAGGGCGAGCGTGAACTCAAACTGCGTGTCAATGAATACGGACAACAGCTGGGGTTTAGTGAAGGGTATGTGATCTCTGTACTGAAGGGTGCATTTTTGAAGGCTGAGTATGCAAAGATGTTCAACAAAGAGGGCTTGGTCAGAGTGAAGATAGAAGATGTCTATAAAGAGAATGCATCCGCTATCAGAAACTTTAAACTGACAACCCCGGATGGAAAACAAGTGGTACGGCTTTGGGATATCTGTGATTTTACCTATCAAAAAAGCTTTGTCAAGATATTTAAAGAGGATGGTGAAAAAGTACGTTCACTCTATGCAAGGGTGGAAAAGAAGGTCATTACACCGGTTGAGGTCATGCAGCAGTTAAAACCACTTTTGGATGAGATACAAAAAGAAGGGATCAAGATCATTATTAAGGGTGAAGAGAAGGAGAATGCAAAGTTGAAAAAAGAGCTTGGACAGGCACTGATGATCGCTCTATTCCTGATCTTTATCACTTTGGTCTGGATGTTCAACTCTTTGGTCTTGCCATTGATCATACTGACAACGATTCCGCTTTCTCTTTTTGGTGCGTTGGTCGGAACAAAACTCATGGGTATACATATGACGATGCCGGGTATGATGGGAGTCATAGGACTTGCCGGTGTGGTGGTTAATGATGGATTGATTATGCTTGACTTCATCAAAGGGAGTAAAGATTATGCCCAGATACAGGACAAAGCAGGGATGAGACTTCGTCCTATTTTACTGACTTCTGTGACCACCGTATTGGGCCTATCCTCTTTGATGTTCTTTGCTTCTGGACAGGCGCTCATCCTTCAACCTATGGCTATAAGTCTTGGTTTTGGTATTGCTTGGGCAACGGTCTTAAATCTCTATTATGTACCGTTGATGTATGCGGTTATTTATAGAGTGAAAAACTAAGCTATAGGTTCGGCTTTCTTTTCTTCTAGTAAAAGTGATAAGTCGACATCATCTCCATATGCTTGAAAGAGGCGGCAAATTTTATCGAGGTGAATGTTTGAACGTTCCAGATAGGGGTTGTTGTCTATAAATTCCCAAAACTTTTCAGGATTATTACAGAGGTCTTTGAGATAATGGCGAGTAAGTCTTCCCATTGTTTTTTCCGTATTCTTTAAAAGTTCATTTCTTTCTATGGCAAAAGGTGTTCTGATCCCATAATAGTCTACGGGGTCACCTATCTGTTGAAATCGTACGCCTTGTCTTCTCAGAATACGATCTAATGAAGGTTCCATGATAGAGAAAATCGTAGAATAATGATAGAGGAAAAAGTTTATCCTGGTTGACACCATAAGAAGCATAGCTAAATGTGTTCTCAGCTCTATCGCCGAAAAGTCCTTGTGTTCGAGGAGAGTATTAGATAAGGCTAAACGTGAAACTTCACAGATGGGTAACTTTTCACTCAAGTGCTCGATACCTTCTACATTTCCATCTTTTTGCATAGGCATGCTTTGAACAGGTGTCTCTGCATTGATAAAAAAGACCCTCACTGTACCGACATATTTTTTTCTAGTATTATCTCGTAAGAGATAGAGGAATGATTGTTCATCATCATGGCTAAAAAGATACCCCTTCTCTTCTAAAAACTCAGGTGACATTGAGTACTTGTGCGAAAAAACTTCTGCTCTTACTTGTTTGATAGCTTGAAAATCTTGTACATCGGTTGCGAGTACTAAAGTGTATTCTTCAGTTAAAAGTTTGAAGATCTGTTCTGAGGTCATTGAGACTCTTTCTTTGTAGAAATTAATAAATTTAAGATGGGTAATTCTAATCTACATTCTATTAAATGAAGTTGACATCAATCAGTTGCTTTTTGTAAGAGATTAAATATTTAGAATTCCCAGAATTAAAGTTTGTTAATGATACAATAAGGATTATTGGACGGTCATAAAAAGATATTTTGTATTGTCAAATCTAAACTTATCGTGAGGTAAGGGCGGAAAGTTATGGTTCTTTGATAGAAGATTGCCAAACTACCAATAAATGTATTTCTATGATACGTTTTTTCCTTCACTTTAGTTGTAGTACCTATTTCATGTTGAGTGAGATAGATTGAATTAAACTTTAGGATGAATAAATGAAAATGGTTTTAACCAGTTTTAAACTCTTACTCTTTGTGCTTATCACAAATA is from Sulfurovum sp. TSL1 and encodes:
- a CDS encoding class II aldolase and adducin N-terminal domain-containing protein produces the protein MVDKHLIEDIKHVSLSLFNKNFFGVYHGSISARVSSSGFIINSKDTILDELTEDSLVKLDCQKRDYRWSMANPDVHIHEHIYKTIPNAKYVCYTMPPYATAYSLKHGKVSPQDYFGQKVLGEIIVYDPKNIDDWMERAPYEIPKFFQKHDTHLLLIKGFGLISYDRDITEMAKKISILENSCRLLALSAIL
- the rsmH gene encoding 16S rRNA (cytosine(1402)-N(4))-methyltransferase RsmH — encoded protein: METPHIPVLLDEVLESFKDVEEGYFVDCTLGYAGHSSEILARYQHLKHIGIDRDDEALAFSKKRLAPYEGRSTLYKGTFATVFPTLQENPIVAVLADFGVSSLQLDKEERGFSFTSETLDMRMDASSPLSAYEVVNTYPKEKLEYIFDAYGEIRSFKKLASAVVEARAQAPINSAKELSEIAKTVIPAGGKIHPATLMFQAIRIEVNNELGEIEGLLDALEQKHVKGEVVSLISFHSLEDRLVKNRFKKWAQQCICDPQAMRCTCGKNHALGKAFSSKPVTASKAELKVNPRSRSAKLRSFRFKKDSNDGK
- a CDS encoding efflux RND transporter permease subunit, producing MIRSFIRFAVDKPIINHILMVFMLLLSVFAYQNIAKEIFPPSTLDQISVQGGYVGTSADVLDKMVVTSIEDELKSLPEIDTLYTSIQNGSFSINADIKPGSDTQLVLSDVKDIISKTRRDLPADMDEPIARIVVHEYPLLLVAVSGDVEKKALIDAADALKSKLALIHDLSSIEIRGDTDEEVVITLDQKKLDAYGLDKAGVYTAISSISSIFPAGTLDGQGDHLYISTINGEKSAEALGETLLSVGGKSFRLEDVAKVYYGLGDPTQISHYNGKQNISLNINKSKEGNAIALSKEIRKILVDFNKKYEDVRFEAYTDTSIWVKNRLNLVSSNILFGLILVFMALFLSVNMRIAWVVGIGIPASFIITLIIMDMIGYSLNMLTLLGALIALGMLVDEAIVVAENIYRHMEMGKTPSDAAIEGALEMFPAVLTATLTTVFAFLPLLIMSGKMGMFMQVLPVMISVLLISSLFEAFYFLPLHSKEFFAMGTFKKEKHDESFWKGWVKWYQGFLGKLLEHKKWSLLIILILIVLGTLGMVKITKFQLFPEFDAQQVYLNGKVNINNDLQDTEVYVTQIEEALLEILDKNEMDSVTSVIGFKFNKDQSFELGENLFQIFINLHEKAPENFFDRYINPIFSLEYDGSDMIRERLSQEIAKEIQERIVPKFKAQELHQEKLYEEFNVYVQQAGIVSNDIEIGFEHPNRDKMLAAMKRVEVKLESINGVEDIADNANEGERELKLRVNEYGQQLGFSEGYVISVLKGAFLKAEYAKMFNKEGLVRVKIEDVYKENASAIRNFKLTTPDGKQVVRLWDICDFTYQKSFVKIFKEDGEKVRSLYARVEKKVITPVEVMQQLKPLLDEIQKEGIKIIIKGEEKENAKLKKELGQALMIALFLIFITLVWMFNSLVLPLIILTTIPLSLFGALVGTKLMGIHMTMPGMMGVIGLAGVVVNDGLIMLDFIKGSKDYAQIQDKAGMRLRPILLTSVTTVLGLSSLMFFASGQALILQPMAISLGFGIAWATVLNLYYVPLMYAVIYRVKN
- a CDS encoding acyl-homoserine-lactone synthase; amino-acid sequence: MTSEQIFKLLTEEYTLVLATDVQDFQAIKQVRAEVFSHKYSMSPEFLEEKGYLFSHDDEQSFLYLLRDNTRKKYVGTVRVFFINAETPVQSMPMQKDGNVEGIEHLSEKLPICEVSRLALSNTLLEHKDFSAIELRTHLAMLLMVSTRINFFLYHYSTIFSIMEPSLDRILRRQGVRFQQIGDPVDYYGIRTPFAIERNELLKNTEKTMGRLTRHYLKDLCNNPEKFWEFIDNNPYLERSNIHLDKICRLFQAYGDDVDLSLLLEEKKAEPIA